In one Paraburkholderia megapolitana genomic region, the following are encoded:
- a CDS encoding SDR family oxidoreductase — MIQRLAGKTALITAAGQGIGLATAELFAREGARVIATDLRIDGLAGKPVEARKLDVRDGAAITALAAELGAIDVLFNCAGFVHAGSILEASEEDWDFAFDLNAKAMYRTIRAFLPAMLEKGGGSIINMSSAASSVKGVPNRFVYGASKAAVIGLTKAVAADFVTRGVRCNAICPGTVHSPSLEQRIAAQAAAQNASVDAVQAAFVARQPMGRVGKPEEIAALALYLASDESAFTTGQAHVIDGGWSN; from the coding sequence ATGATACAAAGACTGGCCGGCAAGACGGCCTTGATTACCGCCGCCGGGCAAGGCATCGGACTCGCGACGGCTGAACTGTTCGCGCGCGAAGGCGCCCGCGTGATTGCTACCGATCTGCGTATCGATGGTCTCGCCGGCAAGCCGGTCGAGGCGCGCAAGCTCGACGTGCGCGACGGCGCGGCCATTACGGCGCTGGCCGCCGAACTCGGCGCAATCGACGTGCTGTTCAACTGCGCGGGCTTTGTGCACGCCGGGTCGATTCTCGAAGCGAGCGAAGAAGATTGGGACTTCGCGTTCGATCTGAACGCGAAGGCGATGTACCGGACCATCCGCGCGTTTCTACCGGCCATGTTGGAGAAGGGCGGCGGTTCGATCATCAATATGTCGTCGGCGGCATCGAGCGTGAAGGGCGTGCCGAACCGCTTCGTGTACGGCGCGTCGAAGGCTGCGGTGATCGGACTGACGAAGGCCGTCGCTGCAGACTTCGTCACACGTGGTGTACGCTGTAACGCGATCTGCCCGGGCACTGTTCATTCGCCGTCGCTCGAACAGCGGATCGCGGCGCAGGCGGCCGCGCAGAACGCCTCGGTCGACGCGGTTCAGGCTGCATTCGTCGCACGCCAGCCGATGGGCCGGGTCGGCAAGCCCGAAGAGATCGCGGCGCTCGCGCTGTACCTCGCTTCGGACGAATCCGCGTTCACGACCGGCCAGGCGCATGTGATCGACGGCGGCTGGTCGAACTAA
- a CDS encoding PaaI family thioesterase, translating to MTDLLDRARGALHAQPFSVLLGAELVHVGTQELTLCLMIRDELKQQHGFVHGGVISYLADNALTFAGALALGPRVVMGEYKINYLRPAVRGTLVARAQVVYAGRHHATCQCNLFVIDDHDERLIAVAQGTVDRVGDGTETSAPGWAPSVDSTGQAT from the coding sequence ATGACAGATCTTCTCGATCGCGCGCGCGGCGCGTTGCACGCACAGCCGTTCAGCGTGCTGCTCGGTGCCGAACTGGTACACGTCGGCACGCAAGAACTGACGCTATGTCTGATGATCCGCGACGAACTGAAGCAGCAACACGGCTTCGTGCATGGCGGCGTTATCAGCTATCTGGCGGACAACGCGTTGACGTTCGCCGGCGCGCTGGCGCTCGGGCCGCGGGTCGTCATGGGCGAATACAAGATCAACTATCTGCGCCCTGCCGTGCGCGGCACGCTGGTGGCACGCGCGCAGGTCGTTTACGCGGGACGACATCACGCGACCTGTCAGTGCAACCTGTTCGTGATAGACGACCACGACGAACGGCTGATCGCCGTCGCGCAGGGCACCGTCGACCGGGTCGGCGACGGAACGGAAACCAGTGCGCCGGGGTGGGCGCCTTCGGTGGATAGCACGGGGCAAGCGACTTGA
- a CDS encoding amidohydrolase family protein: MRVRRCRESDVTTQIDAHQHYWDPARDDYGWLTPDLAALYRRFGPADLAPLRERAGVSRTVVVQAAATVDETRYLLALARDEASIAGVVGWVPMLLPDTPALIGELAAQPKFKGVRPMLQDLPDDNWIANPELAPAVDALIAHDLTFDALIFARHVAPLEIFATRFPKLRIVVDHGAKPSVRDGAAGWQPWADGIERLARLPNVHCKVSGLATEASHDWTEATLQPYVAHLLASFGAGRLMWGSDWPVLNLNGDYLQWHAVASELLGALPDAQRDAIFGANAAAFYRL, translated from the coding sequence ATGCGCGTGCGCCGGTGCCGGGAGTCTGACGTGACGACGCAGATCGATGCGCACCAGCACTACTGGGACCCCGCGCGCGACGACTACGGCTGGCTCACGCCCGATCTTGCGGCGCTCTATCGCCGTTTCGGTCCCGCCGATCTCGCGCCGCTGCGCGAACGCGCGGGCGTTTCGCGTACTGTCGTTGTGCAGGCTGCGGCAACCGTCGATGAAACCCGCTACCTGCTCGCCCTTGCGCGCGATGAAGCTTCGATTGCTGGCGTGGTCGGCTGGGTGCCGATGCTGCTGCCCGACACACCGGCGCTGATCGGCGAGCTGGCTGCGCAGCCGAAATTCAAGGGCGTGCGCCCGATGCTGCAGGACCTCCCCGACGACAACTGGATCGCGAACCCCGAACTCGCGCCCGCTGTCGATGCGCTGATCGCGCACGATCTCACATTCGACGCATTGATCTTCGCGCGCCACGTCGCGCCGCTCGAAATCTTCGCAACGCGTTTTCCGAAGCTGCGCATCGTCGTCGATCACGGCGCGAAGCCGTCGGTCCGCGACGGCGCGGCAGGCTGGCAACCGTGGGCCGATGGGATCGAACGGCTCGCGCGTCTGCCGAACGTACACTGCAAGGTGTCGGGTCTCGCCACCGAAGCGTCGCACGACTGGACCGAAGCTACCTTGCAGCCGTATGTCGCCCATCTGCTCGCGAGCTTTGGCGCCGGGCGCCTGATGTGGGGCAGCGATTGGCCGGTGCTGAATCTGAACGGCGATTATCTGCAGTGGCACGCTGTGGCGAGCGAGCTGCTTGGCGCGCTGCCGGATGCGCAACGCGACGCGATATTCGGCGCGAACGCGGCGGCGTTTTATCGCCTGTGA
- a CDS encoding ureidoglycolate lyase has protein sequence MKLLRYGPKGQEKPGLLDAQGRIRDLSKVVDDIDGDALTDAGLAKLRALDLDSLLVVEGNPRIGPCVGKIGKFVCIGLNYADHAAESNLPVPPEPVVFNKWTSAITGPNDGVEIPRGSKKTDWEVELGVVIGKPAKYVDEANALDYVAGYCVINDVSEREWQIERAGQWDKGKGFDTFGPIGPWVVTRDEVADPQNLSLWLEVDGHRYQNGSTKTMVFGVAKLVSYLSQCMSLQPGDVISTGTPPGVGMGVKPEAVYLKPGQTIRLGIEGLGEQQQRTYAAE, from the coding sequence ATGAAGCTGCTTCGTTATGGACCGAAAGGTCAGGAAAAGCCCGGCCTGCTCGATGCGCAAGGCAGGATTCGCGATCTGTCGAAGGTGGTGGACGATATCGACGGCGACGCGCTGACCGATGCCGGTCTCGCCAAACTGCGCGCGCTGGACCTGGATTCGCTGCTGGTGGTAGAAGGCAATCCGCGCATCGGGCCGTGTGTCGGCAAGATCGGCAAGTTCGTCTGCATCGGCCTGAACTACGCCGACCACGCCGCCGAATCGAACCTGCCCGTGCCGCCCGAACCGGTCGTGTTCAACAAATGGACGAGCGCGATCACGGGGCCGAACGACGGCGTCGAAATTCCGCGCGGCTCGAAGAAGACCGACTGGGAAGTCGAACTCGGCGTCGTGATCGGCAAGCCGGCTAAATATGTCGACGAAGCGAACGCACTCGACTACGTTGCGGGCTACTGCGTGATCAACGACGTGTCGGAGCGCGAATGGCAGATCGAGCGCGCCGGCCAGTGGGACAAGGGCAAAGGCTTCGACACGTTCGGCCCGATCGGCCCGTGGGTCGTCACGCGCGATGAAGTTGCCGATCCGCAGAATCTCTCGCTGTGGCTCGAAGTGGACGGCCATCGCTACCAGAACGGCAGCACGAAGACGATGGTGTTCGGCGTCGCGAAGCTCGTGTCGTATCTGTCGCAGTGTATGAGCCTGCAACCTGGCGATGTCATCTCGACCGGCACGCCGCCGGGCGTCGGCATGGGTGTGAAGCCGGAAGCTGTGTATCTGAAGCCGGGTCAGACGATTCGACTTGGCATTGAAGGGCTTGGCGAGCAGCAGCAGCGCACATACGCGGCGGAGTAA